From Brevibacterium ihuae, the proteins below share one genomic window:
- a CDS encoding HNH endonuclease signature motif containing protein, translating into MASHDRVLLARMQLIAETIIEECLDLTPEPDCTTWAGSSGPFASSTPEPPVADSATGSADSAATGPAAGCAECGRDRYGLPADRSLAHWVLERMTGEHLTCLAAVLDTTITRAYTAAREALIATFSLRACHDRATTGILRYERLQYAARRAHRLGDAKLAALDAGITALRPDLSWEAYCRAVNELIRMLTDDEEQEEQVRENRRVDFWRSDAREGRLLLTGPLEPLHALHRRLEATARAIRAAHASTFGEQLPAGAQIADDRTIPQLMFDLLSATAPSTHIAITTPNNDTGADDDGAQDTGASTAERSTADPNPGLFPFLGVTGVSRPVDSCDTGSSGAGAAGAGTPAAGDPSVGDSGAGGADADGRVRRQVRVTCPSNQDWLRRQATVVITVPYLTLTGHAELPGTWSDGTPIPADLAARLAAGSEKFTRILTDPTTGAVCPEIAQSYTLPVGMRTTLNQTWAWCTAPGCTRRAETSEADHIIPFDHTAPARGGRTDFDNLHPLCKQHHQMKTERTLRLHRTTDGLICWQFAHGITHTTTPADRPIDREAARITRRLLGLTDPDDHDPPPSAPDEAPPDDPSAGPPDDADADRPDRPDDGPPHDSDDNPPGFPDGGLPRSPESDDLPGIPDGELPPDRNDDEPPDLPDGGLPRAPGDGPPGSPSTGRLLDPDCTPPGTPSARRPRVPDSPPPLTSSASRPGVPGSDPTTGAIVGPSGDPFGSPPGSGPDADDPDGNAPGSPRTSAVIDPWECWEKIPRPEPDGTEGDDPRPDSTRQHPAASVDSTTANRSKSDRLGHVDIAVDRPDDRRSTGTVNADLGSGAAVLGVPVSGEAAAGGAATGRSDTADRAAGGSAIRTPAARPLAGDADNGCAAEASTAPPADSSDPWWHADDDPPPF; encoded by the coding sequence GTGGCCTCCCATGATCGGGTGCTGCTCGCCCGGATGCAGCTCATCGCCGAGACCATCATCGAGGAATGCCTCGACCTCACCCCCGAACCCGACTGCACGACGTGGGCTGGATCGTCCGGGCCTTTCGCCTCCTCGACCCCGGAACCTCCCGTCGCGGACTCCGCAACCGGCAGCGCAGACTCCGCAGCCACCGGTCCTGCCGCGGGCTGTGCGGAGTGCGGGCGCGACCGCTACGGCCTGCCCGCCGACCGGTCACTCGCCCACTGGGTCCTCGAACGGATGACCGGGGAGCACCTCACCTGCCTCGCCGCGGTCCTCGACACCACCATCACGCGGGCCTACACCGCCGCCCGCGAAGCACTCATCGCGACCTTCAGCCTGCGTGCCTGCCACGACCGCGCCACCACCGGAATCCTGCGATACGAGCGCCTGCAGTACGCCGCGCGCCGCGCCCACCGACTCGGGGATGCGAAACTCGCCGCGCTCGATGCGGGGATCACCGCACTGCGCCCCGATCTGTCGTGGGAAGCCTATTGCCGGGCGGTCAACGAGCTCATCCGCATGCTCACCGATGACGAGGAGCAGGAGGAGCAGGTGCGGGAGAACCGGCGGGTCGATTTCTGGCGCAGCGATGCCCGGGAAGGCCGTCTCCTCCTCACCGGACCCCTCGAGCCCCTGCACGCCCTGCACCGCCGCCTCGAGGCCACCGCCCGCGCGATCCGGGCCGCCCATGCCTCGACGTTCGGTGAGCAGCTGCCGGCCGGGGCGCAGATCGCAGATGATCGCACCATCCCGCAGCTGATGTTCGACCTCCTCTCCGCCACCGCACCGAGCACCCACATCGCAATCACCACCCCGAACAATGACACCGGTGCCGACGACGACGGAGCTCAGGACACAGGCGCGTCCACCGCTGAGCGGAGTACCGCAGACCCGAATCCAGGACTCTTCCCCTTCCTCGGAGTCACCGGAGTCAGCCGCCCCGTCGACAGCTGTGATACCGGCAGCTCTGGTGCCGGCGCTGCAGGTGCAGGCACTCCTGCGGCCGGTGATCCATCCGTCGGCGACTCCGGGGCAGGTGGAGCGGATGCGGACGGTCGAGTGCGACGGCAGGTCAGGGTGACGTGTCCGTCGAACCAGGACTGGCTGCGCCGGCAGGCCACCGTCGTCATCACCGTCCCCTACCTCACCCTCACCGGACACGCCGAGCTGCCCGGCACCTGGTCCGACGGCACCCCGATCCCCGCCGACCTCGCCGCCAGACTCGCCGCCGGGTCGGAGAAATTCACCCGGATCCTCACCGACCCCACCACCGGCGCCGTCTGCCCCGAGATCGCGCAGTCCTACACGCTGCCGGTCGGGATGCGCACGACACTGAATCAGACCTGGGCGTGGTGCACCGCACCCGGATGCACACGGCGGGCCGAGACGAGCGAGGCCGACCACATCATCCCCTTCGACCACACCGCTCCTGCTCGGGGCGGGCGGACGGACTTCGACAACCTCCACCCCCTGTGCAAACAGCACCACCAGATGAAGACCGAACGGACCCTGCGTCTGCACCGCACCACCGACGGGCTCATCTGCTGGCAGTTCGCCCACGGCATCACCCACACCACCACACCGGCTGACCGGCCCATCGATCGCGAGGCCGCCCGCATCACCCGCCGCCTCCTCGGCCTGACCGACCCCGACGACCACGACCCACCACCGAGCGCACCCGACGAAGCGCCACCCGACGACCCAAGCGCCGGACCGCCGGACGACGCCGATGCCGACCGCCCAGATCGTCCTGACGATGGGCCACCGCATGACTCTGATGACAACCCACCGGGTTTTCCCGACGGCGGGCTGCCGCGTAGTCCTGAAAGCGACGACCTACCGGGTATTCCCGATGGCGAGCTACCGCCAGACCGCAATGACGACGAGCCGCCGGACCTTCCCGATGGCGGACTACCGCGTGCCCCGGGTGACGGCCCTCCGGGTAGTCCGAGTACCGGTCGACTGCTCGACCCTGACTGCACCCCGCCAGGCACTCCGAGTGCCAGACGTCCACGCGTTCCGGACAGCCCGCCGCCTCTCACGTCGAGCGCCAGCCGACCGGGTGTGCCGGGCAGCGACCCGACGACCGGTGCCATCGTCGGCCCATCGGGCGACCCGTTCGGGAGCCCACCCGGCAGCGGACCGGACGCCGATGACCCGGACGGGAATGCTCCAGGCAGCCCTCGCACCTCCGCTGTCATCGATCCCTGGGAGTGCTGGGAAAAGATCCCCAGGCCGGAGCCCGATGGCACCGAGGGGGACGACCCCCGACCGGATTCCACCCGGCAGCACCCCGCCGCGTCCGTCGACAGCACAACTGCGAACAGGAGCAAGAGCGATCGCCTCGGGCACGTCGACATCGCGGTGGACCGCCCGGACGACCGCAGGAGCACCGGCACTGTGAACGCTGACCTCGGCTCCGGAGCAGCTGTCCTGGGTGTGCCTGTCTCCGGAGAGGCAGCCGCCGGAGGAGCAGCCACTGGACGATCGGACACCGCAGATCGGGCCGCTGGGGGATCGGCGATCAGAACGCCTGCAGCCAGGCCACTCGCAGGCGATGCCGACAACGGGTGTGCGGCCGAGGCCTCGACCGCACCTCCTGCCGACAGCAGCGACCCCTGGTGGCACGCTGATGACGACCCGCCGCCCTTCTGA
- a CDS encoding M23 family metallopeptidase, whose amino-acid sequence MSSGIDLDYPFSGRWLVQNSPADRIPSHGTPRFATSHAIDFVPVGDDARTAPITLGGLLRPEPPERFPGFGRPILAPVDGVVVAVHDPIRDHPAHRGLPSIGYALTQPRRVAAGWTALAGNHVFIDHDGIVIALCHLQRGSAAVRTGQHVRAGDVLGRCGNSGNSTEPHLHIQAIDGREVEDARAVPMTFRGSLPRNGEVVVVSPMNSST is encoded by the coding sequence ATGTCATCCGGCATCGATCTCGACTATCCGTTCTCCGGCCGCTGGCTCGTGCAGAACAGCCCGGCCGACCGGATTCCCAGTCATGGCACCCCTCGGTTCGCCACATCGCATGCGATCGATTTCGTGCCCGTCGGAGATGATGCGCGCACCGCGCCGATCACTCTCGGCGGACTCCTCCGACCGGAACCCCCGGAGCGGTTCCCGGGGTTCGGGCGGCCGATCCTCGCTCCGGTGGACGGCGTCGTGGTCGCGGTGCACGATCCGATTCGCGATCATCCGGCTCACCGCGGCCTGCCGTCGATCGGCTATGCACTCACCCAGCCGCGGCGCGTCGCGGCAGGGTGGACAGCACTCGCGGGGAACCACGTCTTCATCGACCACGACGGCATCGTCATCGCGCTCTGCCATCTGCAGCGGGGGAGCGCGGCGGTCCGGACAGGGCAGCACGTGCGTGCGGGCGACGTCCTCGGCCGGTGCGGCAACTCGGGCAACAGCACCGAACCCCATCTGCACATCCAGGCGATCGACGGCAGAGAGGTCGAGGATGCTCGGGCGGTGCCGATGACCTTCCGCGGCTCACTGCCCCGCAACGGTGAAGTCGTCGTCGTATCGCCGATGAACAGCAGCACGTGA
- a CDS encoding TetR/AcrR family transcriptional regulator: protein MTIENARRVRADGARTRSTVLRQATELSTVVGLDGLSIGALATAAGMSKSGIYAHFGSKLELQLATIDEADRIFRAHVIEPALALPGPHAQLLGLCDRYLDHLDDRVFSGGCFFSAAVMEMGPRPGPVRDRLSRFQRELSARLARLVMESQAEGRLAGEDPRGLVFEVTGQFLAASAAYTLTDDPEVLALARTTLHRRLG from the coding sequence ATGACCATCGAGAACGCCCGCCGTGTCCGCGCCGACGGAGCCCGCACCCGTTCGACCGTCCTGCGCCAGGCGACCGAGCTGTCGACGGTCGTCGGACTCGACGGACTGTCGATCGGCGCCCTGGCGACCGCGGCGGGGATGAGCAAGAGCGGGATCTACGCCCACTTCGGGTCGAAGCTCGAGCTCCAGCTCGCGACGATCGACGAGGCCGACAGGATCTTCCGCGCCCATGTCATCGAGCCCGCCCTCGCGCTGCCGGGTCCGCATGCGCAGCTGCTCGGGCTGTGCGATCGCTACCTCGACCACCTCGACGACCGGGTGTTCTCCGGCGGGTGCTTCTTCTCCGCCGCCGTGATGGAGATGGGACCGCGGCCCGGTCCCGTGCGCGACCGGCTGTCCCGGTTCCAGCGCGAGCTCTCCGCCCGGCTCGCCCGGCTCGTCATGGAATCGCAGGCCGAGGGGCGGCTGGCCGGGGAGGATCCCCGCGGCCTCGTCTTCGAGGTCACCGGCCAGTTCCTCGCCGCGAGCGCGGCCTACACCCTCACCGACGACCCCGAGGTGCTCGCGCTCGCCCGCACCACCCTCCACCGTCGCCTGGGCTGA
- a CDS encoding DsrE family protein — protein sequence MPKAAISLTTGLEDAEKVTVAFLVAVGAAESGRETMMFLTKESVRLATDGFVHAVACDGCPPLTTLLDRYAAAGGTYLVCGICVQSKVLDPAGFLGNAKVGGTVQLWEWIDEGTATFSF from the coding sequence ATGCCCAAGGCAGCGATTTCACTCACCACCGGCCTCGAAGACGCGGAGAAGGTGACGGTGGCGTTCCTCGTCGCTGTCGGCGCCGCGGAGAGCGGCCGGGAGACCATGATGTTCCTCACCAAGGAGTCCGTCCGCCTCGCGACCGACGGATTCGTCCATGCCGTCGCGTGCGACGGCTGTCCACCGCTCACCACGCTTCTCGACCGCTACGCCGCCGCCGGAGGGACCTACCTCGTCTGCGGCATCTGCGTGCAGTCCAAGGTCCTCGACCCCGCCGGCTTCCTCGGCAACGCGAAGGTCGGCGGCACGGTCCAGCTCTGGGAATGGATCGACGAGGGGACGGCGACGTTCAGCTTCTGA
- a CDS encoding methionyl-tRNA formyltransferase codes for MRLIFAGTPQAAVPSLEALLESEHEVVAVLTRPDAPVGRKRVLTPSPVKVRAQDAGIPVLEADRLRGEILTEIEALAPDAVAVVAYGAVAGPRALSAARHGWFNLHFSRLPAWRGAAPVQRAIMAGETVSGVTVFRLDTGVDTGDVVAGAELPLPEIDAGAVLEDYAVRGSAVLVEALDAVAAGTAEFRAQSGEASHAAKITPDEAQLDFTRSATAVSALARGVTPQPGAWALLDGARTKLFGIRAFRSAAPSAPTRPEGSDAAGHPRDSVAPLDASDAPEHHDDSDAAPAATAVPPPGRLTRIGDTIVVGTGDGAISITEIQPFGKPRMPALDFHRGRGDIDFDLEENA; via the coding sequence GTGAGACTGATCTTCGCCGGAACGCCCCAGGCCGCCGTCCCCTCGCTCGAGGCGTTGCTCGAATCCGAGCACGAGGTGGTCGCCGTTCTCACGCGCCCGGACGCCCCGGTGGGGCGCAAGCGGGTGCTCACCCCGAGCCCGGTCAAGGTCCGCGCTCAGGACGCCGGGATCCCGGTGCTCGAGGCGGATCGCCTGCGGGGTGAGATCCTCACCGAGATCGAGGCACTCGCGCCCGACGCCGTCGCCGTCGTCGCCTACGGGGCCGTCGCCGGTCCGCGCGCGCTCTCCGCCGCCCGCCACGGCTGGTTCAATCTCCACTTCTCGAGGCTTCCCGCCTGGCGCGGGGCAGCTCCCGTCCAGCGAGCGATCATGGCGGGTGAGACCGTCTCCGGGGTCACCGTGTTCCGCCTCGACACCGGGGTCGACACCGGGGACGTCGTCGCCGGTGCCGAGCTCCCGCTTCCCGAGATCGACGCCGGTGCTGTCCTCGAGGACTACGCCGTGCGCGGATCCGCCGTTCTCGTCGAGGCGCTCGACGCGGTCGCGGCCGGCACCGCGGAGTTCCGGGCCCAGTCGGGAGAGGCCTCGCACGCGGCGAAGATCACCCCGGACGAGGCGCAGCTCGACTTCACCCGGTCGGCGACCGCAGTGTCCGCGCTCGCCCGCGGAGTGACCCCGCAGCCCGGCGCGTGGGCGCTCCTCGACGGGGCGCGGACGAAGCTCTTCGGCATCCGCGCCTTCCGCAGTGCGGCTCCGAGCGCCCCCACGCGCCCGGAGGGCTCCGACGCCGCCGGGCACCCGCGGGACTCCGTGGCCCCGCTGGACGCGTCCGACGCACCTGAGCACCACGACGACTCCGACGCCGCACCGGCCGCGACCGCTGTCCCGCCGCCCGGCCGGCTCACCCGGATCGGCGACACCATCGTCGTCGGCACCGGCGACGGAGCGATCTCGATCACCGAGATCCAGCCCTTCGGCAAGCCACGGATGCCCGCCCTCGACTTCCATCGCGGGCGCGGCGACATCGACTTCGATCTCGAGGAGAACGCGTGA
- a CDS encoding RsmB/NOP family class I SAM-dependent RNA methyltransferase, whose amino-acid sequence MTPDDTTAGGRPDGTTAGGRDGRPDDRSTAAGRRDDRSGRRPFSDRHARHDRAPRRDRGQRGDRRGPRPPRANMPRTLAWEVLRDVELNDAYANLLLPGKIARTRLEGPDAALATELTYGTLRGIGFYDAVITVAAGRPAADIDPPVRAAMRMGAHQLLNMRVADHAAVSETVGVVKAHHDPRAGGFVNAVLRRVSERTREEWIEAVTEGVDPTRALEITTSHPGWIVRALRQALVAHGRDAADLEALLAADNTPAAVCLSVLPGLADRDAVTRDFGTPTPLSPLGVHLDHGAPLDVPEVRAGTARVQDEGSQLVALALTRPEAPSGAWLDLCAGPGGKTAVLGAVAAGTGDRVIAVDTSDHRADLVEDSTRALADVVEVFAADGREFGVDHAEQFTRVLIDAPCSGLGALRRRPEARWRRTPKDVNTLGPIQRELLRAAISAAMPGGIIAYTTCSPHHVETVLVVEEIAGGASAPVEVLDAAAVLAEVTGRPAAEFASAAVADGRCAQLWPDVHGTDGMFLALLRKK is encoded by the coding sequence GTGACCCCCGACGACACGACTGCCGGCGGCCGCCCCGACGGCACGACCGCAGGCGGCCGCGACGGCCGCCCCGACGACCGGTCGACCGCCGCAGGCCGCCGCGACGACCGCTCCGGCCGACGACCCTTCTCCGACCGGCATGCGCGCCACGACCGGGCGCCACGACGTGACCGCGGCCAGCGCGGCGACCGCCGGGGACCGCGCCCGCCGCGCGCGAACATGCCCCGCACGCTCGCGTGGGAGGTGCTCCGCGACGTCGAACTCAACGACGCCTACGCCAACCTGCTCCTGCCCGGCAAGATCGCCCGCACCCGCCTCGAGGGCCCCGATGCCGCGCTCGCGACCGAGCTCACCTACGGCACGCTCCGCGGGATCGGCTTCTACGACGCCGTCATCACCGTCGCCGCCGGCCGCCCGGCCGCCGACATCGACCCGCCCGTGCGCGCCGCGATGCGGATGGGCGCCCACCAGCTGCTGAACATGCGGGTCGCCGACCACGCCGCGGTCTCGGAGACCGTCGGCGTCGTCAAGGCCCACCACGATCCGCGCGCCGGCGGCTTCGTCAACGCCGTGCTCCGCCGCGTCTCCGAGCGCACCCGCGAGGAGTGGATCGAGGCGGTCACCGAGGGCGTCGATCCCACCCGCGCCCTCGAGATCACCACCTCGCACCCCGGCTGGATCGTCCGGGCGCTGCGCCAGGCGCTCGTCGCCCACGGCCGCGACGCTGCCGATCTCGAAGCACTGCTCGCGGCGGACAACACGCCGGCCGCCGTGTGCCTGAGCGTGCTCCCCGGCCTCGCCGACCGGGATGCCGTGACCCGCGACTTCGGCACCCCGACGCCGCTGTCGCCACTCGGCGTCCACCTCGACCACGGTGCGCCGCTCGACGTTCCCGAGGTCCGGGCCGGCACCGCGCGCGTACAGGACGAGGGCTCCCAGCTCGTCGCCCTCGCACTCACCCGACCCGAGGCGCCCTCCGGGGCCTGGCTCGACCTGTGCGCCGGGCCCGGAGGCAAGACCGCGGTCCTCGGCGCGGTCGCCGCTGGCACGGGGGACCGGGTCATCGCGGTGGACACCTCCGATCATCGCGCCGACCTCGTCGAGGACTCGACCCGGGCGCTCGCCGACGTCGTCGAGGTGTTCGCCGCCGACGGCCGCGAGTTCGGCGTCGATCACGCCGAGCAGTTCACCCGGGTGCTCATCGACGCCCCGTGCTCCGGCCTCGGCGCCCTCCGCCGCCGCCCCGAGGCGCGCTGGCGCCGCACGCCGAAGGACGTCAACACCCTCGGCCCGATCCAGCGCGAGCTGCTCCGCGCGGCGATCAGCGCCGCGATGCCCGGCGGGATCATCGCCTACACCACGTGCTCGCCCCACCACGTCGAGACCGTGCTCGTCGTCGAGGAGATCGCGGGCGGGGCAAGCGCGCCGGTCGAGGTGCTCGACGCCGCCGCCGTCCTCGCCGAGGTCACCGGCCGGCCGGCCGCGGAGTTCGCCTCCGCCGCGGTCGCCGACGGTCGCTGCGCCCAGCTGTGGCCCGACGTCCACGGCACCGACGGCATGTTCCTCGCCCTGCTGCGGAAGAAGTAG
- the rpe gene encoding ribulose-phosphate 3-epimerase encodes MTIHINPSILSCDFADLRGELAAIAGADMAHVDVMDNHFVPNLTFGPPVVERIRAVSPVPIDAHLMIADADRHAPVYAEIGCASVSFHAEASAAPVRLAREIRRLGAKASLALKPATPIEPYVDLLGEFDQILIMTVEPGFGGQSFLDVCLPKIRRTREAISASGLDILLQVDGGVSTSTVERVVDAGANVLVAGSAVYGAENPGTAIEDLRALAAQHAH; translated from the coding sequence GTGACCATCCACATCAATCCGAGCATCCTGTCCTGCGACTTCGCCGACCTCCGCGGCGAGCTCGCCGCGATCGCCGGTGCCGACATGGCCCATGTCGACGTCATGGACAACCACTTCGTCCCCAACCTCACCTTCGGCCCGCCCGTCGTCGAGCGCATCCGCGCGGTCTCCCCGGTGCCGATCGACGCGCACCTGATGATCGCCGACGCCGACCGCCACGCCCCGGTGTACGCCGAGATCGGCTGCGCCTCGGTGTCGTTCCACGCCGAGGCCTCCGCCGCCCCCGTCCGGCTGGCCCGCGAGATCCGCCGGCTCGGCGCGAAGGCGAGCCTCGCCCTCAAGCCCGCGACCCCGATCGAGCCCTACGTCGACCTGCTCGGCGAGTTCGACCAGATCCTCATCATGACCGTGGAGCCCGGATTCGGCGGTCAGTCGTTCCTCGACGTGTGCCTGCCGAAGATCCGCCGCACCCGCGAGGCGATCAGCGCGTCCGGGCTCGACATCCTGCTCCAGGTCGACGGGGGAGTGTCGACCTCGACGGTCGAGCGCGTCGTCGACGCCGGGGCGAACGTCCTCGTCGCCGGATCCGCGGTCTACGGTGCGGAGAACCCGGGTACTGCGATCGAGGACCTCCGGGCTCTCGCCGCGCAGCACGCCCACTGA
- a CDS encoding nicotinamide mononucleotide transporter family protein: MDFLSWLNAPIFELFGNPVPWSDFLGNVCALATVFLALRRNILSWPVQILGSILLFSASVSAGLGGNASRQVVIVVAAIWGWSQWKRSREQTGEIRIRWATWKERILLILALLVGTVGFGAILSAGGWSWNPYPDAYIFIGSLVAMYAQGRAIVEFWFVWLAVDLVGIPLAIMGGLAFSGIVYFIFLIMVVVGIVDWAKRSRQTISSPIAGTQTVTGRTE, encoded by the coding sequence ATGGACTTCCTCAGCTGGCTCAACGCACCGATCTTCGAGCTCTTCGGCAATCCCGTCCCATGGTCGGACTTCCTCGGCAACGTCTGCGCGCTCGCCACGGTGTTCCTCGCGCTGCGCCGGAACATCCTGTCCTGGCCGGTGCAGATCCTCGGCTCGATCCTCCTGTTCTCCGCGAGCGTCTCCGCCGGCCTCGGCGGAAACGCCTCCCGGCAGGTCGTCATCGTCGTCGCAGCGATCTGGGGCTGGAGCCAGTGGAAGCGGTCCCGCGAGCAGACCGGGGAGATCCGGATCCGCTGGGCGACGTGGAAGGAGCGGATCCTCCTCATCCTCGCGCTCCTCGTCGGCACCGTGGGCTTCGGCGCGATCCTGTCCGCCGGCGGCTGGTCGTGGAACCCGTACCCGGACGCCTACATCTTCATCGGGTCCCTCGTCGCGATGTACGCGCAGGGCCGTGCGATCGTCGAGTTCTGGTTCGTCTGGCTCGCCGTCGACCTCGTCGGCATCCCGCTCGCGATCATGGGCGGTCTCGCGTTCTCCGGCATCGTCTACTTCATCTTCCTCATCATGGTCGTCGTCGGCATCGTCGACTGGGCCAAGCGCTCGCGGCAGACGATCTCCTCGCCGATCGCCGGGACCCAGACGGTCACCGGCCGCACCGAGTGA
- a CDS encoding phosphoribosyl-ATP diphosphatase, giving the protein MKTFDELFAELTDKAASRPTGSSTVAELDAGVHAIGKKVVEEAAEVWMAAEYQSDEELAEEISQALYHLQVMMIARGLTLDDIYRKL; this is encoded by the coding sequence GTGAAGACCTTCGACGAGCTGTTCGCAGAACTCACCGACAAGGCCGCCTCACGGCCGACCGGATCCTCGACCGTCGCCGAGCTCGATGCCGGCGTCCACGCCATCGGGAAGAAGGTCGTCGAGGAGGCCGCCGAGGTGTGGATGGCGGCCGAGTACCAGTCCGACGAGGAGCTCGCCGAGGAGATCTCGCAGGCCCTCTACCACCTCCAGGTGATGATGATCGCGCGCGGGCTCACCCTCGACGACATCTACCGGAAGCTCTGA
- the hisG gene encoding ATP phosphoribosyltransferase, with protein sequence MLRVAVPNKGALSESATTMLREAGYSLRLNSKRLVHRDVENDIEFFYLRPRDIATYIGRGILDIGITGRDLLLESESEAEEILQLGFGRSAFHYAGEAGVYSDPAELAGKTIATSYPVLVEQDLARRGIDATTVKLDGAVEVSIELGVADAIADVVETGTTLRMAGLETFGDPILVSEGVLVARSGFDKPGADVFLRRVQSVMVARSYVLIDYDIHRDHLAEAMAVTPGYESPTVSQLNDPEWCAVRSMVEAKDSHRIMDRLYSAGARAILVTAIDACRM encoded by the coding sequence ATGCTCCGTGTCGCAGTGCCCAACAAGGGCGCACTGTCGGAATCGGCCACGACGATGCTCCGCGAGGCCGGCTACTCGCTGCGCCTCAACTCGAAGCGGCTCGTCCACCGCGACGTCGAGAACGACATCGAGTTCTTCTACCTCCGGCCGCGCGACATCGCGACGTACATCGGCCGCGGCATCCTCGACATCGGCATCACCGGCCGTGACCTGCTCCTCGAGTCCGAGTCCGAGGCCGAGGAGATCCTGCAGCTCGGGTTCGGCCGCTCGGCCTTCCACTACGCCGGCGAGGCCGGGGTCTACTCCGACCCCGCCGAGCTCGCCGGGAAGACCATCGCGACGAGCTATCCCGTGCTCGTCGAGCAGGACCTCGCCCGCCGCGGCATCGACGCGACCACCGTCAAGCTCGACGGCGCCGTCGAGGTGTCGATCGAGCTCGGCGTGGCCGACGCGATCGCCGACGTCGTCGAGACCGGCACCACCCTGCGGATGGCGGGCCTCGAGACCTTCGGCGACCCGATCCTCGTCTCCGAGGGCGTGCTCGTCGCCCGCAGCGGCTTCGACAAGCCGGGAGCCGACGTGTTCCTCCGCCGCGTGCAGAGCGTCATGGTCGCACGCTCCTACGTCCTCATCGACTACGACATCCACCGCGATCACCTCGCCGAGGCGATGGCCGTGACCCCGGGCTACGAGAGCCCGACCGTTTCCCAGCTCAACGACCCCGAGTGGTGCGCGGTGCGCTCCATGGTCGAGGCGAAGGACTCGCACCGCATCATGGACCGGCTGTACTCCGCAGGCGCCCGCGCGATCCTCGTCACCGCGATCGATGCCTGCCGCATGTGA
- a CDS encoding PH domain-containing protein: MFRPSVLRPLTMVAAAAVLVSFAVLSYALGAIGWDAWKPVDVVWMNGIGILFAAVLWRLGAVRAVATPQSLTVRNIVRTRTFAWPEIFGVSYRAASGQPWPVLDLADGTTYAVMAIQTADGARGAAAAERLRRLVDTYGTHDGSDN; this comes from the coding sequence GTGTTCCGCCCCTCCGTGCTGCGGCCCCTGACGATGGTGGCCGCGGCGGCGGTCCTCGTGTCCTTCGCGGTCCTGTCCTACGCCCTCGGCGCGATCGGCTGGGACGCCTGGAAGCCGGTCGACGTCGTGTGGATGAACGGCATCGGCATCCTCTTCGCCGCCGTCCTGTGGCGGCTCGGCGCGGTCCGTGCCGTCGCCACCCCGCAGTCGCTCACCGTGCGCAACATCGTCCGCACCCGGACCTTCGCCTGGCCGGAGATCTTCGGGGTGAGCTACCGGGCCGCCAGCGGTCAGCCGTGGCCGGTGCTCGACCTCGCCGACGGCACCACCTACGCGGTCATGGCGATCCAGACGGCGGACGGTGCGCGCGGGGCCGCGGCCGCGGAGCGATTGCGTAGACTCGTGGACACCTACGGCACCCACGACGGCAGCGACAACTGA